TTTCCTCCCCTATGTCCCGACTTTATAATTGAATTGCGTTCTGAAACTGATTCCTTATCCAAATTACGCACAAAAATGCGCGATTACCTCGCCAACGGTATGCGTTTGGGTTGGTTAATTGACCCTCAAACACCGTTAGTGGAAATTTATCAACCTGGTACAGATGTAGAAACTATCAATTTCTCTTTGGAACAGCCACCGACGCTTTCTGGCGAAGATATTTTACCTAGATTTATTTTAGATTTAGGGCTAATTTTAAATATTTAAACTTATTCCATAGTCAGCACTTGCAACACTAAGAAACCGGGTTTCTTATCCCAGGGTCAACATTCCCTGTGGGGAATCTACCACTAATCTCATATTTGTAAGCCATTGCAAACCGAGCAAAGGTTCGGGAATTCCCGCACCAACATGAACGGGAATAGTGTATTCAATTCCATCTAGTAATATCTTTCCTTCATAGATAGTAAAAGTGTCCTCCCCCTGTGCTGTTCGCATAGTTCGATCGCGGACTATCACAGGCCAACCTAAACTTTGTGCGTCTTGGGTGTCTATGGCTAGATAGCCAGTAGTAAATCCAGTATCTACTAATACATCAACTGGAAGCACATCTCCATCGGCAGCAATCAAATCAATCTCAAAAAATAGTTCGCCAATCTCA
The sequence above is drawn from the Argonema galeatum A003/A1 genome and encodes:
- a CDS encoding aspartyl protease gives rise to the protein MIYGKFGEIGELFFEIDLIAADGDVLPVDVLVDTGFTTGYLAIDTQDAQSLGWPVIVRDRTMRTAQGEDTFTIYEGKILLDGIEYTIPVHVGAGIPEPLLGLQWLTNMRLVVDSPQGMLTLG